In Geminocystis sp. NIES-3709, a single genomic region encodes these proteins:
- a CDS encoding GNAT family N-acetyltransferase translates to MNFSHIQFCTDKTTIDLSQLQELYRATAFWAQNRTLEDLAIAIDNSHPVVSVWDNKKLIGCARATSDGIYRATIWDVVIHPDYQGFGLGSKLVETLISHPQLNRVERIYLTTTHQQKFYQKIGFQENTTTTMVLYNRYPTANDVVRESQEEEITAIV, encoded by the coding sequence ATGAATTTTAGCCATATCCAATTTTGTACGGATAAAACCACGATCGATTTATCACAACTACAAGAATTATATAGAGCTACAGCTTTTTGGGCGCAAAATCGGACTCTTGAAGATCTTGCGATCGCCATCGACAACAGTCATCCAGTGGTTTCAGTATGGGATAACAAAAAATTGATTGGTTGTGCTAGAGCAACATCTGATGGAATTTATCGTGCTACTATATGGGATGTCGTGATTCATCCTGACTATCAAGGATTTGGATTAGGGAGTAAATTAGTAGAAACTTTAATTAGTCATCCTCAATTAAATCGAGTGGAAAGAATTTATTTAACAACGACTCATCAACAAAAATTCTATCAAAAAATTGGTTTTCAGGAAAATACAACGACGACAATGGTGTTATATAATCGTTATCCCACCGCCAATGATGTTGTTAGAGAGTCTCAAGAGGAAGAAATAACTGCCATTGTGTAA
- a CDS encoding sensor histidine kinase KdpD, translating into MTDINNLVIELKKTKIAYQQSLQNSRFKGGFLGRIAHEIRSPLGSLMGLHQLIINDLCESREEEREFIEEGYKYAKKLMDILDRLIMVSKLEVGKVTLEIQKINISELLTDIQEVMVLQAANRNLKLTLGKLEENIITQSDRTKLTDALLSLLEVVIDYGQMGEIVLHCSKNEENKTAIIAIDFPYQHLNINEDIDLVESPIEELKQLNSLPQLSSGMKIMLAESLLDILGGKLMLNGSEEDNLTQWQLFLPLETL; encoded by the coding sequence ATGACAGATATAAATAACCTTGTAATTGAGTTAAAAAAGACAAAAATAGCTTATCAACAATCCTTACAAAATAGTCGTTTTAAGGGGGGTTTTCTTGGTAGGATTGCCCATGAAATTCGATCGCCACTGGGTAGTTTAATGGGATTACATCAGCTAATTATCAATGATTTATGTGAAAGTAGGGAAGAAGAAAGAGAGTTTATTGAGGAAGGTTATAAATATGCTAAAAAATTAATGGATATTCTCGATCGATTAATTATGGTATCTAAATTAGAGGTAGGAAAAGTTACTTTAGAAATTCAAAAAATAAATATCTCAGAGTTACTAACAGATATACAAGAAGTAATGGTATTACAGGCGGCTAACCGCAATCTGAAATTAACATTGGGCAAGTTAGAAGAAAATATCATAACCCAGTCTGACAGAACAAAATTAACTGATGCCTTATTATCTTTATTAGAAGTGGTAATTGATTACGGGCAAATGGGAGAAATAGTTTTACACTGTAGTAAAAATGAAGAAAATAAAACAGCAATAATTGCTATTGATTTTCCTTATCAACATCTAAATATTAATGAAGATATAGATTTAGTGGAATCTCCTATTGAAGAATTGAAACAACTAAACAGTCTTCCCCAACTGTCTAGTGGCATGAAAATAATGTTAGCAGAATCTTTGTTAGACATTCTAGGAGGCAAGTTAATGTTAAATGGTAGTGAAGAAGATAATCTTACACAATGGCAGTTATTTCTTCCTCTTGAGACTCTCTAA